A stretch of the Parachlamydia acanthamoebae genome encodes the following:
- a CDS encoding MORN repeat-containing protein — translation MSMSIQVHSAKISTAKLIFFPEKSVGKEKGRLFFQGLENDSRFSIALASLKFYKEEQKIEQKKGVVLLKILDSDGCTVIAKVNESSLRKRFGITQEEFNSAKKQYGADLTKFVSNKIKEKIEEKKNVSNLGHKGAKKADGKTPHGIGRHVGMHNEYEGHYRNGLYHGKGILTDQDGSVYQGLFKNNEPNGQGVFRYPERKNFPGYTYEGQFRNGKFHGLGTITYTNGKKYVGKFKDDDFNGRGKCTYQNGEKEKGVFVNNELTKGIKILENGDREKGIFEDEEFVKGLRIFKNGDKEKGEFKKGELFEGIRYRRGRKYSVVNGEVMKIPPAKNLKEKITRFIKKFNLFK, via the coding sequence ATGAGTATGTCTATTCAAGTACATAGTGCAAAAATATCAACTGCGAAATTGATTTTTTTTCCAGAAAAAAGCGTTGGAAAAGAAAAAGGACGTCTTTTCTTTCAAGGTTTAGAAAATGATTCAAGATTTTCAATTGCTTTGGCATCTTTAAAATTTTATAAAGAGGAACAAAAAATTGAACAGAAGAAAGGGGTTGTTTTATTAAAAATTTTAGATTCCGACGGCTGTACAGTCATTGCCAAAGTGAATGAAAGTAGTTTGCGAAAAAGATTTGGGATAACTCAAGAAGAATTTAATTCTGCAAAAAAACAATACGGAGCGGATTTAACTAAATTTGTCTCCAATAAAATTAAAGAAAAAATCGAAGAAAAGAAAAATGTTTCCAATTTAGGTCATAAAGGAGCAAAGAAAGCTGATGGAAAAACACCGCATGGGATTGGTCGACATGTAGGAATGCATAACGAATACGAAGGCCATTATAGGAATGGATTATACCATGGAAAAGGAATTTTGACCGACCAAGATGGATCAGTGTATCAGGGATTATTTAAGAATAATGAGCCTAATGGTCAGGGTGTTTTCAGGTACCCCGAGAGAAAAAATTTTCCTGGATACACATATGAAGGACAATTCAGAAATGGAAAATTCCATGGATTAGGAACAATAACCTATACGAATGGCAAAAAATATGTCGGAAAATTTAAAGATGATGATTTTAACGGAAGAGGAAAATGTACATATCAGAATGGGGAAAAAGAGAAGGGCGTATTTGTAAATAATGAGCTTACAAAAGGCATTAAAATTCTCGAAAATGGGGATCGAGAGAAAGGAATATTTGAAGATGAAGAATTTGTTAAGGGCTTGAGAATTTTTAAAAATGGCGATAAAGAAAAAGGTGAGTTTAAAAAGGGTGAGCTATTTGAGGGTATAAGATATAGAAGAGGCAGGAAATACAGCGTAGTGAATGGTGAAGTAATGAAGATCCCACCCGCAAAGAATTTAAAAGAAAAAATCACTAGGTTTATAAAGAAGTTTAATCTTTTCAAATAA
- a CDS encoding NAD(P)-binding domain-containing protein, whose product MTISKLYQLFFNQKANRLKKLECQALKELKILDYPPRKNWLPSRKTADGQKIYDVVIVGGGQTAIAVAFSLIREKITNILIFDENDRGCVGPWLTYARMDTLRTPKYTLGPDCDIPSLTFQSWYEAIYGEDAWKEIQFIPRLDWARYLTWLQTFLNLPIVNNAKVGSLRWQQQDNCFFVPVNSNEIQLVYARKIVLATGLQGSGGWSVPEHIQRNIPRKYYDQASEVIAFEKFKDKKVGILGAGPCAFDNALKCSEYGAKEVHIFSKKSKLVNLHTFLWGEYVGFLKGFSSLSDEAKFRFISKMYEIGQPPTPDGVEKVKAKNNIFTHFNSPWIDSKMLGNRPVVITPKAEEVFDALIIAIGWTVDLRLRQELNHFRDKIALWSDRMVSTNFKDEMLLRSPYLGKGSNFSEKQPGTAPYLHSIFNCTGGALLSTGFNAGTGLTGMKYSIKSIVDEIVNQLFVDDQDYFYQTLATYDHQIFEN is encoded by the coding sequence ATGACTATTTCAAAATTATATCAGTTATTTTTTAATCAAAAAGCTAATCGCCTTAAAAAACTTGAGTGTCAAGCTTTAAAAGAATTGAAAATTCTTGACTATCCACCTAGAAAAAATTGGCTTCCCTCTCGAAAAACAGCGGATGGTCAGAAGATATACGATGTTGTGATTGTAGGGGGAGGTCAAACTGCAATTGCTGTAGCTTTTTCTTTAATTAGAGAAAAGATCACGAATATTTTGATCTTTGATGAAAATGACAGAGGTTGTGTAGGCCCATGGCTAACATATGCACGTATGGATACACTTCGAACACCCAAATATACACTCGGTCCCGATTGCGATATACCAAGCTTGACTTTTCAATCTTGGTATGAAGCGATTTATGGAGAAGATGCCTGGAAAGAAATACAATTTATTCCTCGCTTAGATTGGGCTCGCTATCTCACCTGGCTTCAAACATTTTTGAATCTCCCTATTGTTAATAATGCTAAGGTTGGCTCACTCAGGTGGCAACAGCAAGACAATTGTTTCTTTGTGCCAGTAAATTCAAACGAAATACAGCTGGTATATGCACGTAAAATTGTTTTAGCAACAGGATTGCAAGGTTCCGGTGGTTGGTCCGTTCCCGAACACATTCAACGAAATATTCCCCGGAAATACTATGATCAGGCAAGTGAAGTGATTGCCTTTGAAAAATTTAAAGATAAAAAAGTTGGAATTTTGGGTGCAGGTCCATGTGCTTTCGACAACGCCTTAAAATGTTCAGAATACGGGGCAAAAGAAGTTCACATATTTAGCAAAAAATCCAAACTCGTCAATTTGCATACCTTTCTGTGGGGAGAGTACGTCGGCTTTTTAAAGGGATTTTCCAGTCTATCTGATGAAGCTAAATTTCGCTTTATATCTAAAATGTATGAGATTGGCCAACCACCTACTCCTGATGGTGTAGAGAAGGTGAAAGCTAAAAATAATATTTTTACCCATTTCAACAGCCCCTGGATAGATTCCAAGATGTTAGGAAATCGTCCAGTTGTAATCACTCCCAAAGCAGAGGAAGTTTTTGATGCACTCATCATAGCAATCGGTTGGACTGTCGATTTACGTCTAAGGCAAGAATTGAATCACTTTAGGGATAAAATTGCTTTGTGGTCAGATCGAATGGTATCTACAAATTTCAAAGATGAGATGCTTTTGCGTTCTCCTTATTTAGGGAAGGGATCTAATTTTTCTGAAAAGCAGCCTGGAACTGCACCTTACCTGCATTCTATTTTCAATTGTACAGGAGGGGCTCTGCTAAGTACTGGTTTTAATGCAGGCACGGGTTTAACAGGGATGAAGTATAGTATAAAGAGTATTGTCGATGAAATTGTGAATCAGCTATTTGTAGATGATCAAGATTATTTTTACCAAACACTTGCAACTTACGACCATCAAATATTTGAAAATTAG
- a CDS encoding collagen-like protein gives MIQLSKCFASFALVLMTTQSLQGEILTAHPLPIPTNFKSTAAGPTGPTGPAGPQGATGATGPQGQSAVTPNYAFYYNPNSQLSIYAGETINLTILDPENAGGFTAPINGGVSIPQSGAYAISYSVFTNVKNAVIALAVNGKALPKTSVSGPLNQNTLILRLNAGDILTLTNGLLSGPINALSVSTNTRLPTVPISLTLQQIGF, from the coding sequence ATGATTCAATTATCAAAATGCTTTGCGTCTTTTGCTCTCGTTTTAATGACAACACAATCTCTTCAAGGAGAAATTCTGACAGCTCATCCTCTGCCAATTCCAACTAATTTTAAGAGTACCGCAGCGGGTCCGACAGGCCCAACTGGTCCTGCAGGTCCTCAGGGAGCAACCGGAGCAACAGGCCCTCAAGGTCAGTCTGCTGTTACACCTAATTACGCTTTCTATTACAATCCAAATTCTCAGCTGTCGATTTATGCAGGAGAAACGATTAACCTCACAATCCTGGATCCAGAAAATGCAGGGGGATTTACTGCACCTATAAATGGAGGAGTTTCAATTCCCCAAAGTGGCGCTTATGCCATTTCGTACTCTGTTTTTACAAACGTAAAGAATGCAGTTATCGCTCTTGCGGTTAATGGAAAAGCGCTTCCAAAAACAAGTGTTTCAGGGCCTTTGAATCAAAACACGTTAATTTTGAGATTAAATGCAGGGGATATTCTGACCCTCACAAATGGGTTATTATCTGGCCCCATTAATGCATTATCCGTTTCAACAAACACACGTTTACCAACTGTCCCCATTTCACTTACCTTACAACAAATTGGGTTTTAA